From a region of the Panicum virgatum strain AP13 chromosome 2K, P.virgatum_v5, whole genome shotgun sequence genome:
- the LOC120660495 gene encoding uncharacterized protein LOC120660495: MRCWQTQILKCNISTREMHMIRLPPACCSDRRIVLMAMQDGGLGFATVSGSNLCLWSREGASDKDAGWVQKTAIDLKTLLPGRALVTPPDVAGFAEGIGFIFVETNSGHFRIDLKSSYVKKVRPVSGGSIIFPYMSFHTPVLGAAAAASTGEGPSTGASSEEKA, encoded by the exons ATGCGATGTTGGCAGACCCAAATCCTCAAGTGCAACATTAGCACAAGGGAAATGCATATGATTCGCCTACCGCCTGCTTGCTGCTCAGACCGGCGCATTGTGCTCATGGCTATGCAAGACGGTGGCCTGGGATTCGCCACCGTGTCTGGTTCCAATCTCTGCCTGTGGTCGAGAGAGGGCGCTTCTGACAAAGATGCAGGATGGGTACAGAAGACAGCAATTGACCTGAAAACACTGCTCCCTGGTCGAGCCCTCGTAACGCCACCTGATGTCGCTGGCTTCGCGGAGGGCATTGGTTTCATTTTTGTGGAGACAAATTCTGGACACTTCAGAATTGATCTAAAGTCCAGCTATGTGAAGAAAGTCCGCCCTGTCAGTGGTGGCTCCATCATTTTCCCCTACATGAGCTTCCACACCCCAG tgctgggagcagcagcagcagcctctaCAGGTGAGGGACCAAGTACGGGTGCTTCAAGTGAAGAAAAAGCTTAA
- the LOC120659264 gene encoding uncharacterized protein LOC120659264, whose product MYACIYASGDRAATAAWREVASAAHRHLYDHFDSAPGVLLGNTLHFLVRYSIGIIKFDLITQALSVVDLPYTLRCQDSALITTDEGGIGLATMDSKYKLYLWSSEAAGSIRDAGFVLTRVIDLEKLLPAAALRASPHVTCFADGARVVFMWTFDGLYSIGMKTEQIRRVPGCYAFDVVPYSSFYIPGRQQWELPRLQVTTDQPTKG is encoded by the exons ATGTACGCCTGCATCTACGCGTCCGGCGATCGGGCAGctacggcggcgtggcgcgaggTGGCCTCCGCCGCGCACCGCCACCTCTACGACCACTTCGACTCGGCGCCCGGCGTCCTCCTCGGCAACACACTCCACTTCCTGGTTCGTTACAGCATTGGCATCATCAAGTTCGACCTGATCACGCAGGCACTGTCTGTGGTTGACCTGCCATACACATTAAGATGTCAAGACAGCGCGCTCATCACCACGGACGAAGGTGGTATAGGGCTCGCCACCATGGATAGTAAGTACAAGCTCTACCTGTGGTCAAGTGAGGCTGCTGGTTCCATCAGGGATGCGGGATTCGTTCTCACCAGAGTCATTGATCTTGAGAagctgctccccgccgccgcgctccgcgccTCGCCTCATGTGACCTGTTTTGCGGATGGTGCCAGAGTCGTTTTCATGTGGACGTTTGACGGGTTGTACAGTATAGGTATGAAGACTGAGCAGATCAGAAGGGTGCCCGGCTGCTAcgctttcgatgttgttccttACTCGAGCTTCTACATTCCAGGTAGGCAG CAATGGGAGCTGCCTCGTCTACAGGTGACGACGGACCAACCAACCAAGGGCTAG